One segment of Mycobacteriales bacterium DNA contains the following:
- a CDS encoding DUF485 domain-containing protein: MTSSEIQRTGTTPTTEAYTRMDADPRFAELRRRYRSFVFPMTIAFLAWYLLYVLMSAFARGFMDNKVVGNLNVAFFFGLLQFVSTFVIAWSYSRYANAKLDPLSTELHDELGGAR; the protein is encoded by the coding sequence ATGACAAGCAGCGAGATTCAACGCACCGGAACCACCCCCACCACCGAGGCGTACACGCGGATGGACGCCGACCCGAGATTCGCCGAGCTGCGCCGTCGCTATCGGAGCTTCGTGTTCCCGATGACGATCGCGTTCCTGGCCTGGTATCTGCTCTACGTCCTGATGTCCGCGTTCGCCCGCGGCTTCATGGACAACAAGGTCGTGGGCAATCTCAACGTGGCCTTCTTCTTCGGGCTGCTGCAGTTCGTCTCGACGTTCGTCATCGCCTGGAGCTACTCGCGCTACGCGAACGCGAAGCTCGACCCGCTGTCCACCGAGCTGCACGACGAGCTGGGAGGCGCCCGGTGA
- a CDS encoding cation acetate symporter, with protein sequence MNDPALALSEDGQHTLTIGLFVVFILITLYITLWASRQNKTAADFYAGGRSFSAFQNGLAIGGDYMSAASFLGIAGIIALFGYDGFLYSIGFLVAWLVALLLVAELMRNSGRYTMGDVLAFRMRQRPVRVASGVSTIVVSIFYLIAQMVGAGALVALLLGIGKGETFLGMSASTAKNVTVVLVGALMIVYVIVGGMRGTTWVQIVKAGLLMAGALLMTIFVLAKFNFNISSLLGAAADKSGKGQSFLEPGLRYGTGDWKSKLDLISLGLALVLGTAGLPHVLMRFYTVPSAKEARRSVNWAIGLIGVFYLFTLALGFGAAALVGSSVIRTSSPSGNTAAPQLAEELGGGAGSTGGAIFLAFIASVAFATILAVVAGLTLASSSSVAHDIYANVIRKGDADEGSEVRVARISAVVIGAVSIVLSVFLQNVNVAALVALAFALAASGNLPAILYSLFWRKFNTQGAAWAIYGGLGVALFLVIFSPVVSGAPTSMISDKDFSWFPLENPGVISIPLGFFFGWLGTVLSKERDDAKYDELEVRSLTGAGAH encoded by the coding sequence GTGAACGACCCCGCGCTCGCGCTGAGCGAGGACGGCCAGCACACCCTGACCATCGGGCTGTTCGTGGTCTTCATCCTCATCACGCTCTACATCACGCTCTGGGCCAGCCGGCAGAACAAGACCGCCGCCGACTTCTACGCCGGCGGCCGCTCGTTCTCGGCCTTCCAGAACGGCCTGGCCATCGGCGGCGACTACATGTCGGCCGCCTCGTTCCTCGGCATCGCCGGGATCATCGCGCTGTTCGGCTACGACGGCTTCCTCTACTCCATCGGCTTCCTGGTCGCCTGGCTGGTCGCGCTGCTGCTGGTGGCCGAGCTGATGCGCAACTCCGGCCGCTACACGATGGGCGACGTGCTGGCGTTCCGGATGCGGCAGCGGCCGGTCCGGGTCGCGTCGGGCGTGTCCACGATCGTGGTCTCGATCTTCTACCTGATCGCGCAGATGGTCGGCGCGGGCGCGCTGGTCGCGCTGCTGCTGGGCATCGGCAAGGGCGAGACGTTCCTCGGCATGTCCGCCTCGACCGCGAAGAACGTCACCGTGGTCCTGGTCGGCGCGCTGATGATCGTGTACGTCATCGTCGGCGGCATGCGCGGCACGACCTGGGTGCAGATCGTCAAGGCCGGGCTGCTGATGGCCGGCGCGCTGCTGATGACGATCTTCGTGCTGGCCAAGTTCAACTTCAACATCTCCTCGCTGCTCGGGGCCGCGGCCGACAAGAGCGGCAAGGGCCAGTCCTTCCTGGAGCCCGGCCTGCGGTACGGCACCGGCGACTGGAAGTCCAAGCTCGATCTGATCAGCCTCGGGCTGGCTCTGGTGCTCGGCACCGCCGGCCTGCCCCACGTGCTGATGCGCTTCTACACGGTCCCCTCGGCCAAGGAGGCGCGGAGGTCGGTCAACTGGGCGATCGGGCTGATCGGCGTCTTCTACCTGTTCACCCTCGCGCTCGGGTTCGGTGCGGCGGCGCTGGTCGGCAGTTCGGTGATCCGGACGTCGAGCCCCAGCGGCAACACCGCGGCACCACAGCTGGCCGAAGAGCTCGGCGGCGGTGCCGGCTCCACGGGGGGCGCGATCTTCCTCGCGTTCATCGCCTCGGTCGCGTTCGCGACGATCCTCGCCGTGGTCGCCGGGCTCACGCTCGCGTCCTCGTCGTCGGTGGCGCACGACATCTACGCCAACGTCATCCGCAAGGGCGACGCCGACGAGGGTTCCGAGGTCCGGGTGGCCCGGATCTCCGCGGTGGTGATCGGCGCGGTGTCGATCGTGCTGTCGGTGTTCCTGCAGAACGTGAACGTCGCCGCGCTGGTCGCGCTGGCGTTCGCGCTGGCCGCGTCCGGGAACCTGCCGGCGATCCTCTACAGCCTGTTCTGGCGGAAGTTCAACACCCAGGGCGCGGCGTGGGCGATCTACGGCGGGCTCGGGGTGGCGCTGTTCCTGGTGATCTTCTCGCCGGTGGTCTCGGGGGCGCCGACCTCGATGATCAGCGACAAGGACTTCTCCTGGTTCCCGCTGGAGAACCCGGGTGTGATCTCGATCCCGCTCGGCTTCTTCTTCGGCTGGCTGGGCACGGTCCTGTCCAAGGAACGCGATGATGCGAAGTACGACGAGCTCGAGGTCCGGTCGCTGACCGGGGCCGGAGCGCACTAG
- a CDS encoding cellulase family glycosylhydrolase, with protein MRTSPRVVRTVVTLLAAALVAVGLAVAPPGTPRADAAASGYWHTDGSRIVDRAGRPVRIAGVNWFGLETPNYAPHGLWTRDYRSMLDQIRATGYNTIRLPYSSQLFDRGSTPTGIAFDGGKNADLAGLTGLRVMDKVVAYAGSLGLRVILDRHRPDSGAQSELWYTPQYPESRWISDWVMLARRYANNPTVVGGDLMNEPHGTACWGCGDRALDWRLAAERAGNAILAADPSWLILVEGVEKVGADSTWWGGNLSAAGRYPVRLSVAHRLVYSPHDYPASTFPQTWFAAPDYPANLPAVWDTHWGYLARAGTAPLLLGEFGSKLATESDRQWLTALVSYVGARSVGWTFWSWNPDSGDTRGILQDDWTTVDTAKDGMLAPIKSPLGGTVPVPAPTAGLPTTPAPSLTPAPSLTPAPSPTPVPTAASPTPIPIPIPTVPPVTIPAPAPVPTGPGRPVRPGVLAAQYANDNAAVTAPQVQPGLAVRNTGTAPLDLSRVTLRYWFTDGGTSYATYCDYARIGCGSVTERVVLGGRPYLEVGFGSGPLAPGGSTGEIQTRFNRTDWSALTQTDDWSSGPAGPYADAPHVTAYVDGTKVWGSEP; from the coding sequence ATGCGTACCTCTCCCCGCGTGGTCCGCACGGTCGTCACGCTGCTGGCGGCCGCGCTGGTGGCGGTCGGCCTCGCCGTCGCCCCGCCGGGCACGCCCCGGGCCGACGCGGCCGCGTCCGGCTACTGGCACACCGACGGCAGCCGGATCGTGGATCGGGCCGGCCGGCCGGTCCGGATCGCCGGGGTGAACTGGTTCGGCCTGGAGACGCCGAACTACGCGCCGCACGGGCTCTGGACCCGGGACTACCGCTCGATGCTCGACCAAATCCGGGCCACCGGCTACAACACGATCCGGCTGCCGTACAGCAGCCAGCTCTTCGACCGGGGCTCGACGCCGACCGGGATCGCCTTCGACGGCGGCAAGAACGCCGACCTGGCCGGGCTGACCGGGCTGCGGGTGATGGACAAGGTCGTCGCGTACGCCGGGAGCCTCGGGCTGCGGGTGATCCTGGACCGGCACCGGCCGGACTCCGGTGCGCAGTCGGAGCTCTGGTACACCCCGCAGTACCCGGAGTCCCGCTGGATCTCGGACTGGGTGATGCTGGCCCGGCGCTACGCGAACAACCCGACCGTGGTCGGCGGCGACCTGATGAACGAGCCGCACGGCACGGCCTGCTGGGGCTGCGGCGACCGGGCGCTGGACTGGCGGCTCGCGGCCGAGCGGGCCGGCAACGCGATCCTCGCGGCCGACCCGAGCTGGCTGATCCTGGTCGAGGGCGTGGAGAAGGTCGGCGCCGACTCGACCTGGTGGGGCGGCAACCTGTCCGCGGCCGGGCGCTACCCGGTCCGCCTCAGCGTGGCCCACCGGCTGGTCTACTCGCCGCACGACTACCCGGCCTCGACCTTCCCGCAGACCTGGTTCGCCGCGCCGGACTACCCGGCCAACCTGCCCGCGGTCTGGGACACGCACTGGGGCTACCTCGCCCGGGCGGGGACCGCGCCGCTGCTGCTGGGCGAGTTCGGCTCGAAGCTGGCGACCGAGTCGGACCGGCAGTGGCTGACCGCGCTGGTCTCGTACGTGGGGGCGCGGTCGGTGGGGTGGACGTTCTGGTCCTGGAACCCGGACTCGGGGGACACGCGCGGGATCCTGCAGGACGACTGGACCACGGTGGACACCGCCAAGGACGGGATGCTCGCCCCGATCAAGTCGCCGCTGGGCGGGACCGTGCCGGTCCCGGCGCCGACGGCCGGGTTGCCGACCACGCCGGCGCCGAGCCTCACCCCGGCGCCGAGCCTCACCCCGGCGCCGAGCCCCACCCCGGTCCCGACGGCCGCGTCCCCGACTCCGATTCCGATTCCGATTCCGACGGTGCCGCCGGTGACGATCCCGGCGCCTGCTCCGGTGCCGACGGGGCCCGGCCGGCCGGTGCGCCCGGGCGTCCTCGCCGCCCAGTACGCGAACGACAACGCCGCCGTGACCGCCCCGCAGGTCCAGCCCGGCCTGGCCGTACGGAACACCGGGACCGCGCCGCTGGACCTGAGCCGGGTCACCCTCCGGTACTGGTTCACCGACGGCGGCACCAGCTACGCGACGTACTGCGACTACGCCCGGATCGGGTGCGGGTCGGTGACGGAGCGGGTGGTGCTCGGCGGCCGTCCGTACCTGGAGGTCGGGTTCGGCTCGGGCCCGCTCGCGCCGGGCGGGTCGACCGGCGAGATCCAGACCCGGTTCAACCGGACCGACTGGTCGGCCCTCACCCAGACCGACGACTGGAGCTCCGGCCCGGCCGGCCCGTACGCGGACGCACCGCACGTCACCGCGTACGTCGACGGGACGAAGGTCTGGGGCAGCGAACCCTGA
- a CDS encoding rhodanese-like domain-containing protein has protein sequence MHPGHLPTVGATEVPDGVTILDVREDDEWEAGHVAGSAHVPLSALPARAGDIPDDGPLLVVCKVGGRSAQVTAWLRGQGREATNLAGGLQAWEAAGRPLVTDTGTPGTVL, from the coding sequence GTGCATCCCGGACACCTCCCCACCGTCGGCGCGACCGAGGTCCCCGACGGCGTGACCATCCTCGACGTACGCGAGGACGACGAGTGGGAGGCCGGGCACGTGGCCGGCTCCGCCCACGTCCCGCTCAGCGCGCTGCCCGCCCGCGCCGGGGACATCCCCGACGACGGGCCGCTGCTCGTGGTCTGCAAGGTCGGCGGCCGCTCGGCCCAGGTGACGGCCTGGCTGCGCGGCCAGGGCCGGGAGGCGACCAACCTGGCCGGCGGCCTGCAGGCCTGGGAAGCCGCCGGCCGCCCCCTCGTCACCGACACCGGCACCCCCGGCACGGTCCTCTAG
- a CDS encoding RecQ family ATP-dependent DNA helicase, whose amino-acid sequence MSSAAVRKAVREVLGTSRFRRTTFRPGQSEAIEAVLERDTLAVLASGTGKTLIYTVAAKLIDGGTLVVSPTIALQHDQLRALEGAHETAALLNNTLPAAQRKAALADFAAGKIEFLLLAPEQLANDEVLAALTKAHVSLFVVDEAHCISEWGHDFRPDYLGLGSVARALGSPRLLALTATASPRVRAEIVRRLRMRDPEIVVRDADRPNIWLGVDLVGSEGAKRDELIRQVLLSLHGEPDHEEIDGRTRSDHSTLPTGSGRVSPGGPGIVYTATHRGAEELAAVLRDNGVDAVHYHGGLSRQDRESAQDAFMSGAVEVIVATSAFGMGVDKPDVRFVFHAEPPDTLDAYYQEIGRAGRDGLPARAALFYLPGDLSLPKFFASGGGPTVPEMAGLLQVIKDDGPISRKDLAAATGLSTARVTAIVNELESAGVIRAGTDRKVSTTRTGRERAAADIAAAAKDRREVRREYAKSAVEMVRTFADSTDCRRRIVLELLGESHPQRCFHCDNCDSGAAVDSGNRPFDVGSHVRHPEWGRGTVQTYEEGDRIVVLFDSAGYKTLSLGLVEDQHLLRKA is encoded by the coding sequence GTGAGCAGCGCAGCCGTACGCAAGGCCGTCCGCGAGGTCCTCGGCACGTCCCGGTTCCGGCGCACGACGTTCCGGCCCGGGCAGTCCGAGGCGATCGAGGCCGTGCTGGAGCGCGACACCCTGGCCGTGCTCGCCTCCGGCACCGGCAAGACGCTGATCTACACGGTCGCGGCCAAGCTCATCGACGGCGGCACGCTGGTGGTCTCCCCCACGATCGCGCTGCAGCACGACCAGCTGCGCGCGCTGGAGGGCGCCCACGAGACGGCCGCGCTGCTGAACAACACCCTGCCGGCCGCGCAGCGGAAGGCCGCGCTGGCCGACTTCGCCGCCGGGAAGATCGAGTTCCTGCTGCTGGCGCCGGAGCAGCTGGCCAACGACGAGGTCCTGGCCGCGCTGACCAAGGCCCACGTCTCGTTGTTCGTGGTGGACGAGGCGCACTGCATCAGCGAGTGGGGCCACGACTTCCGCCCGGACTACCTCGGCCTCGGCTCGGTCGCCCGCGCGCTCGGCTCACCCCGGCTGCTCGCGCTGACCGCGACCGCCTCGCCCCGGGTGCGGGCCGAGATCGTGCGCCGGCTGCGGATGCGCGACCCCGAGATCGTGGTCCGCGACGCCGACCGGCCCAACATCTGGCTCGGCGTCGACCTGGTCGGCTCCGAGGGGGCGAAGCGGGACGAGCTGATCCGGCAGGTGCTGCTGTCGCTGCACGGCGAGCCGGACCACGAGGAGATCGACGGCCGGACCCGCTCTGACCACTCGACCCTGCCGACCGGCTCCGGCCGGGTGTCGCCGGGCGGTCCCGGCATCGTCTACACCGCCACCCACCGCGGCGCCGAGGAGCTGGCCGCGGTGCTGCGGGACAACGGGGTCGACGCGGTGCACTACCACGGCGGGCTGTCCCGCCAGGATCGCGAGTCGGCCCAGGACGCGTTCATGAGCGGGGCCGTCGAGGTGATCGTGGCGACCAGCGCGTTCGGGATGGGGGTCGACAAGCCGGACGTCCGGTTCGTCTTCCACGCCGAGCCGCCGGACACGCTGGATGCGTACTACCAGGAGATCGGGCGGGCCGGCCGGGACGGGCTGCCCGCCCGGGCGGCGTTGTTCTACCTGCCCGGCGACCTGTCGCTGCCGAAGTTCTTCGCCTCCGGCGGCGGCCCGACGGTGCCGGAGATGGCGGGCCTGCTGCAGGTCATCAAGGACGACGGGCCGATCTCCCGCAAGGACCTCGCCGCCGCGACCGGGCTGTCCACGGCCCGGGTCACCGCGATCGTCAACGAGCTGGAGTCGGCCGGCGTGATCCGCGCCGGCACGGACCGGAAGGTGTCCACGACCAGGACGGGCCGGGAACGCGCCGCGGCCGACATCGCCGCCGCGGCCAAGGACCGCCGCGAGGTCCGCCGCGAGTACGCCAAGTCCGCCGTCGAGATGGTCCGCACGTTCGCGGACTCGACCGACTGCCGGCGCCGGATCGTGCTGGAGCTGCTGGGCGAGTCCCACCCGCAGCGCTGCTTCCACTGCGACAACTGCGACAGCGGCGCGGCCGTCGACTCCGGCAACCGCCCGTTCGACGTCGGCTCGCACGTGCGGCACCCGGAATGGGGCCGCGGCACGGTCCAGACGTACGAGGAGGGCGACCGGATCGTCGTCCTCTTCGACTCGGCCGGCTACAAGACCCTCTCCCTCGGCCTGGTCGAGGACCAGCACCTGCTCCGCAAGGCCTAG
- a CDS encoding cytosine permease yields MATTAEAPATLTEDQPRSLGFTDQLGLWANLGISLLIPVTATFLVAPGQSFLATVVAIVAGTALGCLLLAAVARAGAVTGAPTMVLLRGLLGRSGSYAPTVLNLLQCVGWATYEIWVISFAAHAVWAGLPRWVYVLIAGAVATGMALRPLGSVRLLKRIAVVAVLACSAYFLVETLRRPLGGFTEGGWTGFWTSMDLVVALPVSWIPLVADYSRFSRSPRAATLGTGIGYAASSAVFFLLGVLALRAYSDASADVVGALLAVPAGAIALVILAVDEVDEAFANIYSTATSAQNVLPRADRRLLAVLVGGLATVLALAVDGSAYEPFLFLIGAVFVPLAATVVIDFALSRGRYDTSDDAPGRWLMLVPWVAGFVAYQLTAPTVLSSWPGWESFWRHGQDLLHISPTNGFSASIVALAVAALLTPVARLGSRG; encoded by the coding sequence TTGGCCACCACCGCGGAAGCCCCTGCCACCCTCACCGAGGACCAGCCCCGCTCGCTCGGCTTCACCGACCAGCTCGGGCTCTGGGCCAACCTCGGGATCAGCCTGCTCATCCCGGTCACGGCGACGTTCCTGGTCGCGCCCGGGCAGTCGTTCCTGGCCACCGTCGTCGCGATCGTGGCCGGCACCGCGCTCGGCTGCCTGCTGCTGGCCGCGGTCGCCCGGGCCGGCGCGGTCACCGGGGCGCCGACGATGGTGCTGCTGCGCGGCCTGCTCGGCCGCTCGGGGTCGTACGCGCCGACCGTGCTGAACCTGCTGCAGTGCGTCGGCTGGGCCACGTACGAGATCTGGGTGATCTCGTTCGCCGCGCACGCCGTCTGGGCCGGCCTGCCCCGCTGGGTGTACGTGCTGATCGCCGGCGCGGTCGCCACCGGGATGGCGCTGCGGCCGCTGGGCTCGGTCCGGCTGCTCAAGCGGATCGCGGTCGTCGCGGTGCTGGCCTGCTCGGCGTACTTCCTGGTGGAGACGCTGCGGCGGCCGCTGGGCGGGTTCACCGAGGGCGGCTGGACCGGGTTCTGGACCTCGATGGACCTGGTCGTCGCGCTGCCGGTGTCCTGGATCCCGCTGGTCGCGGACTACTCGCGGTTCTCCAGGTCGCCACGGGCGGCCACGCTCGGCACCGGGATCGGGTACGCGGCCTCCAGCGCGGTCTTCTTCCTGCTCGGCGTGCTGGCCCTGCGGGCGTACTCCGACGCGTCGGCGGACGTGGTCGGCGCGCTGCTGGCCGTCCCGGCCGGGGCGATCGCGCTGGTCATCCTGGCGGTGGACGAGGTCGACGAGGCCTTCGCCAACATCTACTCGACCGCGACCTCCGCGCAGAACGTGCTGCCGCGGGCGGACCGGCGGCTGCTCGCGGTGCTGGTCGGCGGGCTCGCGACGGTGCTGGCGCTGGCGGTGGACGGCAGCGCGTACGAGCCGTTCCTGTTCCTCATCGGGGCCGTGTTCGTGCCGCTGGCCGCGACCGTGGTGATCGACTTCGCGCTCTCCCGCGGCCGGTACGACACCTCCGACGACGCGCCCGGGCGGTGGCTGATGCTGGTGCCGTGGGTGGCCGGCTTCGTCGCGTACCAGCTGACCGCGCCGACGGTGCTCTCGTCCTGGCCGGGCTGGGAGTCGTTCTGGCGGCACGGCCAGGACCTGCTGCACATCTCGCCGACCAACGGTTTCTCGGCCTCGATCGTCGCGCTCGCGGTCGCCGCGCTGCTCACCCCGGTGGCACGCCTAGGATCGCGCGGGTGA
- a CDS encoding winged helix DNA-binding domain-containing protein translates to MTWAQARARRLDRHFLTAPGPSPADVVAGMVGAHAQILSAGELSIGLRLVGTTRPDVQAALWETRELVKTFGPRGTVHLLPTRDLGRWTGALSAVPRPLPSFDPAVRLAPEQLDEIVAGIQTVLAAAALTIDELTEALAAEVGPWAVERCMPAFQELWPRWRQAVDTAANRGALCFGPDRARKVTYTSPQRWSPGLVPVPGPDALAWLVRSYLHSYGPARPEHFARWLSAPAAWATGLFQTLEGEIELAGELGWVVAGDTTFPDAPPRGLRLLPYFDAYAVGSHPRELVYPGRAAGRALARSQAGNFPVLLLGGVVGGVWHQKRAGRYVDVTVEPLDELSAAHRKALDAEVERIGAFLGLTPRLTIGPITVGAHA, encoded by the coding sequence GTGACCTGGGCGCAGGCCCGGGCCCGGCGGCTGGACCGGCACTTCCTCACCGCTCCCGGCCCGTCGCCCGCGGACGTGGTCGCCGGCATGGTCGGCGCGCACGCCCAGATCCTGTCCGCCGGCGAGCTCTCCATCGGGCTGCGGCTGGTTGGTACGACCCGGCCGGACGTGCAGGCCGCGCTCTGGGAGACCCGCGAGCTGGTCAAGACGTTCGGCCCGCGCGGCACCGTGCACCTGCTGCCGACCCGGGACCTGGGCCGGTGGACCGGGGCGCTGAGCGCGGTGCCCCGGCCGTTGCCTTCCTTCGACCCGGCCGTCCGGCTGGCGCCCGAGCAGCTGGACGAGATCGTGGCCGGTATCCAGACCGTGCTCGCGGCCGCGGCGCTGACCATCGACGAGCTCACCGAGGCGCTGGCCGCCGAGGTCGGGCCCTGGGCGGTGGAGCGTTGCATGCCCGCGTTCCAGGAGCTCTGGCCGCGCTGGCGGCAGGCCGTCGACACGGCCGCGAACCGGGGCGCGCTCTGCTTCGGCCCGGACCGGGCCCGCAAGGTCACCTACACCTCGCCGCAGCGCTGGTCCCCGGGCCTGGTCCCGGTACCGGGACCCGACGCCCTGGCCTGGCTCGTCCGCTCCTACCTGCACTCGTACGGGCCGGCCCGGCCCGAGCACTTCGCCCGCTGGCTGAGCGCGCCGGCGGCGTGGGCGACGGGCCTGTTCCAGACGCTCGAGGGCGAGATCGAGCTGGCGGGCGAGCTCGGCTGGGTCGTCGCCGGCGACACCACGTTCCCTGACGCCCCACCGCGCGGCCTGCGCCTGCTGCCGTACTTCGACGCGTACGCGGTGGGCTCCCACCCACGTGAGCTCGTCTACCCGGGCCGCGCGGCCGGCCGGGCGCTGGCCCGCAGCCAGGCCGGCAACTTCCCGGTCCTGCTGCTCGGTGGCGTCGTCGGTGGCGTCTGGCACCAGAAGCGCGCCGGCCGGTACGTCGACGTCACCGTCGAGCCGCTGGACGAGCTGTCCGCCGCGCACCGGAAGGCGCTGGACGCGGAGGTCGAGCGGATCGGCGCCTTCCTCGGCCTGACCCCGCGGCTCACGATCGGCCCGATCACCGTCGGCGCGCACGCCTGA
- a CDS encoding alkaline phosphatase family protein, whose product MDPAYGAGALSDVTPGVLTALDVPGGSEVLGLPEARHIVLLLIDGMGWNLLHTYAEEAPFLAGLAGRSITAGFPSTTATSLASVGTGMAPGAHGVVGLAFDVGENTPMNALGWTAQGDGHVRDLRDRFPPEDVQPLPTTFERMAAHGVAVRVVLPGQFVGGGLTRAVLRGGQHWGVRALGDLVAALTGEPESDRTFRYGYHGDLDLIGHVYGPGTDPWRYQLAQVDRLVETVARRLPAGGLLLVTADHGMVQVGEADRIDAAGLLDGVRLLAGEPRARHVYAEPGAEADVLATWRESLGTRATVLTRDEAVDAGWFGHVQDRIAPRIGDIVAACTGTTAITRPETEPVLSELTGQHGSLTEDELLIPLLTYSA is encoded by the coding sequence ATGGATCCTGCCTACGGTGCCGGTGCGCTGTCGGACGTGACGCCGGGCGTGCTGACCGCCCTGGACGTCCCGGGCGGATCGGAGGTGCTGGGCCTGCCCGAGGCCCGGCACATCGTGCTGCTGCTGATCGACGGCATGGGCTGGAACCTGCTCCACACGTACGCCGAGGAGGCGCCGTTCCTGGCCGGGCTGGCCGGCCGGTCGATCACGGCCGGCTTCCCCTCGACCACCGCGACCAGCCTGGCCAGCGTCGGCACCGGCATGGCCCCGGGCGCGCACGGCGTGGTCGGGCTCGCCTTCGACGTCGGCGAGAACACCCCGATGAACGCGCTGGGCTGGACCGCCCAGGGCGACGGCCACGTCCGCGACCTCCGCGACCGGTTCCCGCCGGAGGACGTGCAGCCGCTGCCGACGACGTTCGAGCGGATGGCCGCGCACGGGGTGGCGGTCCGGGTGGTGCTGCCGGGCCAGTTCGTCGGCGGCGGGCTGACCCGGGCGGTGCTGCGCGGCGGCCAGCACTGGGGCGTGCGCGCCCTCGGCGACCTGGTCGCCGCGCTGACCGGCGAGCCCGAGTCGGACCGCACCTTCCGCTACGGCTACCACGGCGACCTCGACCTGATCGGGCACGTCTACGGCCCGGGCACCGACCCCTGGCGCTACCAGCTCGCCCAGGTCGACCGGCTGGTCGAGACGGTCGCCCGGCGGCTGCCGGCCGGCGGCCTGCTGCTCGTCACCGCCGACCACGGCATGGTCCAGGTCGGCGAGGCGGACCGCATCGATGCCGCCGGCCTGCTCGACGGGGTCCGGCTGCTGGCCGGCGAGCCCCGGGCCCGGCACGTGTACGCCGAACCCGGTGCCGAGGCCGACGTCCTCGCCACCTGGCGGGAGTCGCTCGGCACCCGAGCGACCGTGCTGACCCGGGACGAGGCGGTCGACGCGGGCTGGTTCGGCCATGTGCAGGACCGGATCGCGCCGCGGATCGGCGACATCGTCGCGGCCTGCACCGGCACCACCGCCATCACCCGGCCCGAGACCGAGCCGGTGCTGTCCGAGCTCACCGGCCAGCACGGCTCCCTGACCGAGGACGAGCTGCTGATCCCGCTGCTGACGTACTCGGCCTGA